In a genomic window of Gigantopelta aegis isolate Gae_Host chromosome 9, Gae_host_genome, whole genome shotgun sequence:
- the LOC121381091 gene encoding protein SPA2-like isoform X1, whose protein sequence is MKRLKKVLRFNKEKKKGHSSDNASQNNRSVRPTAPEPAQGDGQEIASDSKIQEADKDFRLQETATVSKIQDTATDSKMQELTSDSRLQDTASVSEVKEPAFNAKVQETAIDSKVQEAASDCNIQEMASHSKIQEADTNSKVQETDTDCKVEKTTSDFKVQETAIDSKIQEMDSDSRDQDITTAFKVQETAPDFTHHKTAIDSKTQETVTGSKVQQMASDSKIQESDTDSKVQETATGCKVQEMDSDSKVEKPATDATVPETATGCQVQEMDSDSKVEEPATDATVPETATDSKIYETAMDCKVQEMASDSKIQESHTNSKVEEPATDATVPETATDSKIHETAMDCKVQEMASYSKIQEPDTDFKVMDTDTDRKVQEMASDSNVEEPNTNATVQETATNAEVQETSTDCKIQEIATDCKIHGMASDSMVEEPATDATVEETGTDSKIQETATDGKVQEMTSASKLQESDTDSKVQETATDSEVQESASDSKFREMACNSKIQEADTHFKVQETATDFKVKEPATDAKVQETATDSKIQETATECKVQEMDSDFKVQDTAIDSMIQEMGSDSRVQDITTGSKVQETAPDFTDQKTAIDSKTQETVADRKVQEMASDSKIQESDTDSKVAEPATDATVPETATDSKIKETAMDCKVQEMTSDSKIQESDTDFKVAEPATDATVPETATDSKIKETAMDCKVHEMTSDSKIQEPDINFKVMDTDTVHKVQEMASDSNVEGPAINAKVQETATDAEVQKTATDCKIQETATDGKLQEMTSASKLQEADTDSKVQETVSDSRVQDITTGSKVQETAPDFTDQKKAIDSKTQETVTDRKVQEMASDSTIQEPDINFKVMDTDTVHKVQEMASDSNVEEPAINAKVQETATDAEVQKTATDCKIQVIATDCNVHEMASDSMVEEPATDAKVEETATDSKIQETATDCKVQEMTSASKLQEADTDSKVQETASDSRFHDIATDSEVKESATNDTVQETATDSEVQESASDSKFREMPSNSKIQEPDTHFKVQETATDFKVIEPATDATVLETATDSKIQETATECKVQEMDSDFKVEEPATDATVPETATDCKVQEMASDSKIQKPDTNFKVMDTDTDRKVQEMASSSNVEEPAINAKVQETATDAEVQETATICKIQEIAIDCMVHKTASESKVEEVATDVKVHETATDCKVKKMASDSKVEEPATNAEVQETATNSKIHETATDGKVQEMAFGTKLHEADTNSKNQETASDSRFHDIATHSEVEDPATNDKAQETAIHSRVLEMASDSNVVKTATDAKVQETATNCTVQSRASEFKIQEPDTDFKVQETAINCKVQEITSDSKLQEMATDSKIQKITSDSRLQDIATDSKIKETASDFTVQETAADPIVQETAADPMVQETTIDSKIQETDSDSKVQESATHFKDQETATDYKDQKPTTDSDFEPATNAKVQERATDSKAQQTASDCKVQEMDSNSKMQETDIYSKVHVTAIDCKIQETTSNSKVQDTATGSKVQDTTTDSKIQEMASVFRVQDITTDSKVKETTPDFTVQETASDSKDQETVTDPMVQETAIATNFKVQEPATHYMGQEIVSDSKDQETITDCMVQETAVDSKIQEITSDSSVQEQTAKSKVYEMVTDPKVKKTATNSNIQETIFDYKIQQTATTDFKDKKMASGSKVQGTATNYNIQEMASDSKIQETVTDSKAQETVIDSKVQETAADCVVKEMASDSKIQEADTDYKVQEMTYYSKVQITATDITTDSKDKKTPIDSKIQETAPGSMVQETTTDYKVQELACDSKIQETDTETNVQEEATDRKIQEMTSDSKVQKTTTNWKVHKMVSDFKIQEADTNTKVQESATYCKVKDTASDSKVQETATDSQIQEIAADSKVQDNLQVTVEQTTKEGIPTSTKQPEKLNFANKLHRYKQRLQTLLFKTQKMKQNSYQPNTVKTPLEERPPAESVNNLDKLTADYKNQLRDAYSRFYSVATRYCVEQVPSFEEWCLSVTSVEMHLKKEMLDIKDCGTQAQVPKSAYNRPKHYLLLEREKKRIRKNLNVWSLDEFNAVSFQEEYDKVFKQKKAWLTDYIQNQAAKEKFRMLVQHSAPASACKQLKNPLMEALRIEQPFTARQSQRRSDMDIFAKRSWYNQRLMEEGE, encoded by the exons ATGAAAAGACTTAAAAAAGTGTTAAGGTTTaataaagagaagaaaaaaggtcATTCAAGTGACAATGCGAGCCAAAATAACAG GTCTGTGCGACCAACAGCTCCTGAACCAGCACAAGGCGATGGTCAAGAAATTGCTTCTGATTCCAAAATCCAAGAAGCAGATAAGGATTTCAGGCTCCAAGAAACAGCTACTGTTTCGAAAATCCAGGATACAGCCACTGATTCCAAAATGCAAGAATTAACATCTGATTCCAGGCTCCAAGATACAGCTAGTGTTTCGGAGGTCAAAGAACCAGCTTTCAATGCCAAGGTCCAAGAAACAGCCATCGATTCCAAGGTTCAGGAAGCGGCTTCGGATTGTAACATTCAAGAAATGGCTTCACATTCCAAAATCCAAGAAGCAGACACCAATTCCAAGGTCCAGGAAACAGATACCGATTGCAAGGTTGAAAAAACAACTTCTGATTTCAAAGTCCAGGAAACCGCCATTGATTCAAAGATCCAAGAAATGGATTCTGATTCCAGGGACCAAGATATAACTACTGCTTTCAAGGTCCAGGAAACCGCTCCTGATTTCACACACCACAAAACAGCTATCGATTCCAAGACCCAGGAAACAGTTACTGGTAGCAAGGTCCAACAAATGGCTTCTGATTCCAAAATCCAAGAATCAGACACCGATTCCAAGGTCCAGGAAACAGCTACTGGGTGCAAAGTCCAAGAAATGGATTCTGATTCCAAGGTCGAAAAACCAGCTACCGATGCCACGGTCCCAGAAACAGCTACTGGGTGCCAAGTCCAAGAAATGGATTCTGATTCCAAGGTCGAAGAACCAGCTACCGATGCCACGGTCCCAGAAACAGCCACTGATTCCAAGATCTATGAAACAGCTATGGATTGTAAGGTTCAAGAAATGGCTTCTGATTCCAAAATCCAAGAATCACACACCAATTCCAAGGTCGAAGAACCAGCTACCGATGCCACGGTCCCAGAAACAGCCACTGATTCCAAGATCCATGAAACGGCTATGGATTGTAAGGTTCAAGAAATGGCTTCTTATTCTAAAATCCAAGAACCAGACACCGATTTCAAGGTCATGGACACAGATACTGATCGCAAGGTCCAAGAAATGGCTTCTGATTCCAATGTTGAAGAACCAAATACCAATGCCACGGTCCAAGAGACAGCCACCAATGCCGAAGTCCAAGAAACTTCCACCGATTGTAAGATCCAGGAAATAGCTACTGATTGTAAAATTCACGGAATGGCTTCTGATTCCATGGTCGAAGAACCAGCTACCGATGCCACGGTCGAAGAAACAGGAACCGATTCCAAGATCCAGGAAACAGCTACTGATGGTAAGGTTCAAGAAATGACTTCTGCTTCCAAACTCCAAGAATCGGACACCGATTCCAAGGTCCAAGAAACAGCCACTGATTCCGAGGTGCAGGAAAGTGCTTCTGATAGTAAGTTTCGTGAAATGGCTTGTAATTCCAAGATCCAAGAAGCAGACACTCATTTCAAGGTCCAGGAAACAGCTACTGATTTCAAGGTCAAAGAACCAGCTACCGATGCCAAGGTCCAAGAAACAGCTACCGATTCCAAGATTCAGGAAACAGCTACTGAATGTAAGGTTCAAGAAATGGATTCTGATTTCAAAGTCCAGGACACCGCCATTGATTCAATGATCCAAGAAATGGGTTCTGATTCCAGGGTCCAAGATATAACTACTGGTTCCAAGGTCCAGGAAACCGCTCCTGATTTCACAGACCAAAAAACAGCTATCGATTCCAAGACCCAGGAAACAGTTGCTGATAGGAAGGTCCAAGAAATGGCTTCTGATTCCAAAATCCAAGAATCGGACACCGATTCCAAGGTCGCAGAACCAGCTACCGATGCCACGGTCCCAGAAACAGCCACTGATTCCAAGATCAAGGAAACAGCTATGGATTGTAAGGTTCAAGAAATGACTTCTGATTCCAAAATCCAAGAATCGGACACCGATTTCAAGGTCGCAGAACCAGCTACCGATGCCACGGTCCCAGAAACAGCCACTGATTCCAAGATCAAGGAAACAGCTATGGATTGTAAGGTTCACGAAATGACTTCTGATTCTAAAATCCAAGAACCAGACATCAATTTCAAGGTCATGGACACAGATACTGTTCACAAGGTCCAAGAAATGGCTTCCGATTCCAATGTTGAAGGACCAGCTATCAATGCCAAGGTCCAAGAGACAGCCACCGATGCCGAAGTCCAAAAAACCGCCACCGATTGTAAGATCCAGGAAACAGCTACTGATGGTAAGCTTCAAGAAATGACTTCTGCTTCCAAACTCCAAGAAGCAGACACCGATTCCAAGGTCCAAGAAACAGTATCTGATTCCAGGGTCCAAGATATAACTACTGGTTCCAAGGTCCAGGAAACCGCTCCTGATTTCACAGACCAAAAAAAAGCTATCGATTCCAAGACCCAGGAAACAGTTACTGATAGGAAGGTCCAAGAAATGGCTTCTGATTCTACAATCCAAGAACCAGACATCAATTTCAAGGTCATGGACACAGATACTGTTCACAAGGTCCAAGAAATGGCTTCCGATTCCAATGTTGAAGAACCAGCTATCAATGCCAAGGTCCAAGAGACAGCCACCGATGCCGAAGTCCAAAAAACCGCCACCGATTGTAAGATCCAGGTAATAGCTACTGATTGTAATGTTCACGAAATGGCTTCTGATTCCATGGTCGAAGAACCAGCTACGGATGCCAAGGTCGAAGAAACAGCCACCGATTCCAAGATCCAGGAAACAGCTACTGATTGTAAGGTTCAAGAAATGACTTCTGCTTCCAAACTCCAAGAAGCAGACACCGATTCCAAGGTCCAAGAAACAGCATCTGATTCCAGGTTCCATGATATAGCTACTGATTCAGAAGTCAAAGAATCAGCTACCAATGACACGGTTCAAGAAACAGCCACTGATTCCGAGGTCCAGGAAAGTGCTTCTGATAGTAAGTTTCGTGAAATGCCTTCTAATTCCAAGATCCAAGAACCAGACACCCATTTCAAGGTCCAGGAAACAGCTACTGATTTCAAGGTCATCGAACCAGCTACCGATGCCACGGTCCTAGAAACAGCTACTGATTCCAAGATCCAGGAAACAGCTACTGAATGTAAGGTTCAAGAAATGGATTCTGATTTCAAAGTCGAAGAACCAGCTACCGATGCCACGGTCCCTGAAACAGCTACGGATTGTAAGGTTCAAGAAATGGCTTCTGATTCTAAAATCCAAAAACCAGACACCAATTTCAAGGTCATGGACACAGATACTGATCGCAAGGTTCAAGAAATGGCTTCCAGTTCCAATGTTGAAGAACCAGCTATCAATGCCAAGGTCCAAGAGACAGCCACCGATGCCGAGGTCCAAGAAACCGCCACTATTTGCAAGATCCAGGAAATAGCTATTGATTGCATGGTCCACAAAACGGCTTCTGAATCGAAGGTCGAAGAAGTAGCTACCGATGTGAAGGTCCATGAAACAGCCACTGATTGCAAGGTAAAAAAAATGGCTTCTGATTCCAAGGTCGAAGAACCAGCTACCAATGCCGAGGTCCAAGAAACAGCCACCAATTCCAAGATCCATGAAACAGCTACTGATGGTAAGGTTCAAGAAATGGCTTTTGGTACCAAACTCCATGAAGCTGACACCAATTCCAAGAACCAAGAAACAGCATCTGATTCCAGGTTCCATGATATAGCTACTCATTCAGAAGTCGAAGACCCAGCTACTAATGACAAGGCCCAAGAAACAGCTATTCATAGCAGGGTCCTAGAAATGGCGTCTGATTCCAATGTCGTAAAAACAGCCACCGATGCCAAGGTCCAAGAAACGGCTACTAATTGTACGGTTCAGTCAAGGGCTTCAGAGTTCAAAATCCAAGAACCAGACACCGATTTCAAGGTCCAAGAAACAGCTATTAATTGCAAGGTCCAAGAAATTACTTCTGATTCCAAACTCCAGGAAATGGCCACTGATTCGAAGATCCAAAAAATAACATCTGATTCCAGGCTCCAAGATATAGCTACCGACTCCAAGATTAAAGAAACAGCTTCTGATTTCACGGTCCAAGAAACAGCTGCTGATCCCATTGTTCAAGAAACTGCTGCTGATCCCATGGTTCAAGAAACAACTATTGATTCCAAGATCCAAGAAACGGATTCTGACTCCAAGGTGCAAGAATCAGCTACTCATTTCAAGGACCAGGAAACGGCTACTGATTACAAGGACCAAAAACCAACTACTGATTCTGATTTCGAACCAGCTACCAATGCCAAGGTACAAGAAAGAGCCACAGATTCGAAGGCCCAGCAAACTGCTTCTGATTGTAAGGTTCAAGAAATGGATTCTAATTCCAAAATGCAAGAAACAGATATCTATTCCAAGGTCCATGTAACAGCTATTGATTGCAAGATCCAAGAAACAACTTCCAATTCCAAAGTCCAGGATACAGCTACTGGTTCCAAAGTCCAGGATACAACCACTGATTCCAAGATCCAAGAAATGGCTTCTGTTTTCAGGGTCCAAGATATAACTACTGATTCAAAAGTCAAGGAAACAACTCCTGATTTCACAGTCCAAGAAACAGCTTCTGATTCCAAGGATCAAGAAACAgttactgatcccatggttcAAGAAACAGCTATAGCTACTAATTTTAAGGTCCAGGAACCAGCAACTCATTACATGGGCCAAGAAATAGTTTCTGATTCCAAGGACCAAGAAACGATTACTGATTGCATGGTTCAAGAAACAGCTGTTGATTCCAAGATCCAAGAAATTACTTCTGATTCCTCAGTACAAGAACAAACTGCTAAATCCAAGGTCTACGAAATGGTTACTGATCCAAAGGTTAAAAAAACAGCTACTAACTCCAACATCCAAGAAACGATTTTTGATTACAAGATCCAACAAACAGCTACTACTGATTTCAAGGACAAGAAAATGGCTTCTGGTTCTAAGGTCCAGGGAACGGCTACTAATTATAACATTCAAGAAATGGCTTCCGATTCCAAGATCCAAGAAACAGTGACTGATTCCAAGGCCCAAGAAACAGTGATTGATTCCAAGGTGCAGGAAACGGCTGCTGATTGTGTGGTTAAAGAAATGGCTTCTGATTCCAAAATCCAAGAAGCAGACACCGATTACAAGGTCCAAGAAATGACTTATTATTCCAAAGTCCAGATAACAGCCACTGATATAACTACTGATTCAAAGGACAAAAAAACACCTATTGATTCCAAGATCCAAGAAACAGCTCCTGGTTCCATGGTGCAAGAAACAACTACTGATTATAAGGTTCAGGAACTGGCTTGTGATTCGAAGATCCAAGAAACAGACACTGAAACCAATGTCCAGGAAGAAGCTACAGATCGCAAGATCCAAGAAATGACTTCTGATTCCAAGGTTCAGAAAACAACTACTAATTGGAAGGTCCATAAAATGGTTTCTGATTTCAAAATCCAAGAAGCAGATACCAATACCAAGGTCCAAGAATCGGCTACTTATTGCAAGGTCAAAGATACTGCTTCGGATTCCAAAGTCCAGGAAACAGCTACTGATTCCCAGATCCAAGAAATAGCAGCTGATTCCAAGGTCCAAGATAATTTACAG GTAACGGTCGAGCAGACAACTAAAGAAGGTATACCTACATCAACCAAACAACCAGAAAAATTGAATTTCGCTAACAAGCTGCACCGTTATAAGCAGAGACTgcagaccttgctttttaag ACACAGAAGATGAAGCAAAATAGTTATCAGCCTAATACAGTCAAGACGCCATTGGAAGAGAG ACCACCTGCAGAGTCCGTGAATAATTTGGACAAACTGACCGCTGATTATAAAAACCAGCTGCGTGATGCCTACTCCAGATTCTACAGTGTTGCAACCAGGTACTGCGTCGAG CAAGTACCATCTTTTGAAGAATGGTGTTTATCGGTTACATCTGTAGAAATGcatctgaaaaaagaaatgttggaCATTAAAGACTGCGGGACACAAGCACAG GTTCCGAAGAGTGCATATAACAGGCCAAAACATTATTTGCtgctggaaagagaaaaaaagcgAATCAGAAAAAATCTG AATGTCTGGAGCTTGGATGAATTTAACGCTGTCTCATTCCAAGAAGAGTATGATAAAgtcttcaaacaaaaaaaagccTGGTTGACGGACTACATTCAAAATCAAGCTGCTAAAGAGAAGTTCCGCATGTTAGTTCAGCA TTCTGCTCCTGCCAGTGCCTGCAAGCAGTTGAAAAATCCATTGATGGAAGCTTTAAGAATCGAACAGCCATTTACAGCAAGACAAAGTCAAAGAAGAAGTGACATGGATATTTTTGCAAAACGATCTTGGTATAATCAGAGACTAATGGAAGAAG GTGAGTAG